The following coding sequences lie in one Biomphalaria glabrata chromosome 18, xgBioGlab47.1, whole genome shotgun sequence genomic window:
- the LOC106066616 gene encoding uncharacterized protein LOC106066616: MSEKDRSEFFYGNHETQISEGGEAELHSHMSSCPKNPGHKEFIPVDEFSPSHLPEGSQYHSLYELTKSLAYLTVHVDVRLVSDNRPEFWPDSSVHYPFHKKKGSTVLRTGSGRIRFVFKYTDRQDKTCPCMKCRLTDTPSKTWWKVDVLTATHVVFDQTEVKHTTCKLFYDNEDSHVLSLAGLDVVRADIERDWCEMTCATCDESLVKELDKAIKTFYGLIKDVHDDFDRRGGSAENLAIIVSHPHGCPKRISIGRCRGKDEENGGNSRYTYTTCTCPGSSGAWIYMLRSNWWYNYTHVHSGVNHIGNFSGTGFDFL; encoded by the exons ATGTCTGAAAAGGATCGAAGTGAATTCTTctatg GAAACCATGAGACTCAGATCTCAGAAGGTGGTGAGGCTGAGCTACATAGTCATATGTCATCTTGCCCTAAGAATCCAGGTCACAAAGAGTTCATCCCTGTGGATGAGTTCTCTCCCAGCCATTTACCTGAAGGTAGTCAGTATCACAGTCTTTATGAGCTAACTAAAAGCTTGGCCTACTTGACCGTCCATGTTGATGTCCGGCTAGTCAGTGACAACAGGCCAGAATTTTGGCCAGACAGCTCGGTTCATTACCCTTTCCACAAAAAGAAAGGGAGCACTGTGCTACGGACTGGAAGTGGGAGGATCCGATTTGTGTTTAAATACACAGACAGGCAAGACAAAACCTGCCCCTGCATGAAGTGCCGGCTGACTGATACTCCAAGTAAGACCTGGTGGAAGGTTGACGTGTTGACCGCTACCCATGTTGTGTTTGACCAGACGGAGGTGAAGCACACCACATGCAAGCTTTTCTATGACAATGAAGATAGCCATGTCCTCAGTCTTGCTGGTCTGGACGTAGTCCGAGCTGACATAGAGAGGGATTGGTGCGAGATGACCTGCGCCACATGCGACGAAAGCTTGGTGAAAGAGCTTGACAAGGCAATCAAAACATTTTACGGTCTTATCAAAGATGTTCATGACGACTTTGATCGCAGAGGGGGCAGTGCTGAAAATCTGGCCATCATTGTCTCTCACCCTCATGGCTGCCCCAAGCGTATTTCCATTGGGCGATGCAGAGGTAAAGATGAAGAGAATGGGGGCAACAGTCGTTACACATACACAACCTGCACGTGTCCAGGGAGCAGCGGAGCCTGGATCTACATGCTGCGGTCCAACTGGTGGTACAACTACACTCATGTCCACAGTGGGGTCAACCACATCGGTAATTTCAGTGGTACTggttttgattttctataa